The Pyrenophora tritici-repentis strain M4 chromosome 8, whole genome shotgun sequence genome contains a region encoding:
- a CDS encoding SFT1, Pre cleavage and polyadenylation specificity factor, with amino-acid sequence MQCYTEIAPPTAVSHALHLPFLHSRSNNLVVAKNSLLQIFELKSTTTEVTPGAGENSENAAANLDTEAADVPLQRTENTAKLVLVAEFPLAGTVISLARVKALNTKSKGEALLVAFRDAKLSLVEWDPETYNLHTISIHYYENPDLPGIAPWSADLKDTYNFLTADPSSRCAALKFGTHNLAILPFRQRDLVEDDYDSDADGPKETKADQANGTNGEHKTPYSSSFVLPLTNLDPTLTHPVHLAFLHEYREPTFGIVAASRATAPSLLAQRKDILTYSVFTLDLEQKASTTLLSVSGLPYDITKVVPLPSPIGGALLVGGNEIIHVDQGGKTNGVAVNEFAKACTSFSLSDQSDLALHLEGCSIELLSQETGDVLIVLNNGRLLILTFTLDGRTVSGMTIQTVAADHGGHLLKSAASCTSNLGRGRLFIGSEDGESVMLGWTGLTNQLRRKLSNADLDGEDDSEEEEIDDMEDDLYNDTAPTMHKITAAVSEPTAPGTYTFRIHDVLPSIAPIKDAVLHPGKVTESLNRGEIMLSTGRGAAGAITALDRELHPISVATKELPSAHGVWAVHARKQAPGDVTAAFGEDTEANMATDVDYDQYLVMSKNGEDGTVVYEVNGDKLTETDKGDFEREEGTTLLVGILAAGTKVVQVMRTEVRIYDSELNLVHIQSMEEEEEGGSTKELNIINASFADPYLLILREDSSVKIFKANSDDELEEVEASGLSGSQWLSASLFKSSSFTEVFAFLLTPEGGLRVFAMSDMQKPCYVAEALSFLPPMLTMDYVPKRSAAKATITEILAADLGDATTKSPHLIIRTSSDNLVIYKAFHAPSRSASDLWTKNLRWVKLSQQHVPRYIEDNGSEDPGFESTLVALDDVCGYSTVFQRGTTPAFIFKEASSAPRVIGLSGKPVKSLTSFHTSKCQRGFAYLDSTDTLRICQLPPQTHYGHLGWATRRMPMDSEVHALTYHPSGLYIVGTGQTEDYQLDPTETYHYDLPKEDLTFKPSIERGVVKLLDEKSWTIIDTHILDPQEIVLSIKTLNLEVSEITHQRKDLIAVGTSVVHGEDLATKGCIRIFEVITVVPQPDRPETNKRLKLIVKDEVKGAVSAISELGTQGFLIMAQGQKCMVRGLKEDGTLLPVAFMDMQCYVSDLKNLPGTGMLAMGDAYRGVWFTGYTEEPYKMSLFARSKHNLETIAVDFLPFDQQLHLVVADADMNLQILQFDPDNPKSEAGSRLLHKATFHTGHLPTSLHLIHSHLKLPSATDFAATNSNPADAFAMDTSPNTTTDTPQQPFHQILHTTQSGTLALLTPLSEDSYRRLSNLTAYLANTLDSACSLNPRAFRTGDVAEGGWDAGTGARGVLDGNLLLRWGELGERGRREGLAKYGEGEWMFWGEREVLAGWGAFGGRGR; translated from the exons ATGCAGTGCTACACTGAAATAGCCCCACCCACGGCCGTCAGCCATGCACTCCATCTTCCCTTCCTGCACTCTAGATCAAACAACCTAGTCGTCGCAAAGAACTCGCTCTTACAAATCTTCGAGCTCAAGTCAACCACCACCGAAGTTACACCAGGCGCAGGAGAGAATTCGGAGAATGCGGCGGCCAATCTGGATACAGAGGCAGCAGACGTGCCCTTGCAGCGCACTGAAAACACGGCAAAGCTGGTGCTCGTCGCCGAGTTCCCGCTCGCGGGCACCGTCATATCGCTTGCGCGCGTAAAGGCACTCAATACAAAGTCAAAGGGCGAGGCGCTGCTGGTGGCATTTCGGGATGCAAAGCTCAGTTTGGTAGAGTGGGACCCGGAGACGTACAACCTGCATACTATATCAATACACTACTATGAGAACCCAGACTTGCCCGGCATTGCACCTTGGTCCGCTGATCTCAAAGATACGTACAACTTCTTGACGGCAGATCCCAGCAGCAGATGCGCTGCCCTCAAGTTTGGTACCCACAACCTCGCCATCCTGCCCTTTCGCCAGCGTGATCTTGTCGAAGATGACTACGACTCCGATGCCGACGGCCCTAAGGAGACCAAGGCTGACCAGGCGAACGGCACAAATGGAGAACACAAGACGCCGTATTCTTCCTCCTTTGTCCTCCCGCTCACGAACCTCGACCCCACCCTAACACATCCCGTTCATCTCGCATTCTTGCACGAATACCGCGAACCCACTTTTGGCATAGTCGCTGCCTCGCGAGCCACGGCCCCATCCTTACTCGCCCAACGAAAAGATATCCTCACTTACTCCGTCTTCACGCTCGATCTCGAACAAAAGGCTTCGACCACACTACTATCAGTCTCCGGACTGCCATACGATATCACAAAAGTGGTGCCACTACCATCGCCCATTGGGGGTGCTCTGCTAGTGGGAGGGAACGAGATCATACATGTCGACCAGGGAGGTAAGACCAACGGCGTGGCAGTGAATGAGTTTGCCAAGGCTTGCACTTCGTTCTCTCTCAGCGACCAGTCAGATCTAGCATTGCACCTGGAGGGCTGCAGCATCGAGCTTTTGTCTCAAGAAACAGGCGATGTGCTGATCGTGCTCAACAATGGACGTCTTCTCATTCTCACCTTCACCTTGGACGGTCGTACCGTATCTGGCATGACCATCCAGACTGTTGCGGCAGATCATGGTGGACACTTGCTCAAGTCTGCAGCTTCATGCACTAGCAATCTTGGACGGGGTCGGCTTTTCATTGGAAGCGAAGACGGAGAATCCGTCATGCTGGGTTGGACTGGCTTGACAAACCAATTACGGAGAAAACTGTCAAATGCTGATCTTGACGGAGAGGACGATTCTGAGGAAGAGGAAATTGATGACATGGAGGATGATCTTTACAACGATACAGCACCGACTATGCACAAGATCACAGCCGCTGTTTCGGAGCCCACTGCACCTGGAACATACACCTTCAGGATACACGATGTGTTGCCAAGTATAGCGCCTATTAAAGACGCCGTCTTACATCCAGGCAAGGTTACCGAATCGCTGAACAGGGGTGAGATCATGTTGTCGACTGGTAGGGGGGCAGCGGGAGCAATAACAGCGCTTGACCGCGAACTTCATCCCATCAGTGTAGCGACAAAGGAACTTCCTTCGGCACATGGTGTCTGGGCTGTGCATGCTCGGAAACAAGCCCCTGGGGATGTGACAGCTGCGTTTGGTGAGGATACTGAGGCCAACATGGCTACTGACGTGGACTATGACCAGTACTTGGTAATGTCCAAGAATGGCGAGGATGGCACTGTAGTTTATGAAGTCAACGGCGATAAGCTTACCGAAACCGACAAAGGCGACTTTGAACGAGAGGAAGGCACAACGCTATTGGTTGGTATCCTAGCAGCGGGCACCAAGGTCGTGCAGGTGATGCGGACCGAAGTTCGCATCTATGATTCTG AACTAAACTTGGTCCATATCCAGTCCAtggaagaggaagaagaggggGGGAGTACCAAAGAGCTCAACATCATTAACGCTAGTTTTGCGGATCCGTACTTGCTCATCCTTAGAGAGGACTCCAGTGTTAAGATCTTCAAAGCTAATAGCGATGATGAACTCGAAGAAGTCGAAGCCAGTGGCCTGTCTGGGTCACAATGGCTGTCGGCGAGTCTATTCAAATCGTCTAGTTTTACGGAAGTCTTCGCCTTCCTTTTGACACCAGAGGGAGGTCTTCGTGTATTCGCTATGTCCGACATGCAGAAGCCGTGCTACGTAGCTGAAGCGTTAAGCTTCCTGCCACCTATGCTCACGATGGACTATGTTCCTAAACGGAGCGCTGCGAAGGCCACCATTACTGAGATATTGGCCGCGGATTTGGGTGATGCGACGACTAAATCACCCCATCTTATT ATCCGTACATCTAGCGATAACCTGGTCATCTATAAGGCATTCCACGCTCCGTCCAGGTCAGCATCTGATCTGTGGACGAAGAATTTACGATGGGTCAAGCTTTCTCAACAGCATGTACCACGATACATCGAAGACAATGGTTCAGAAGACCCTGGGTTTGAAAGCACCCTGGTAGCGCTAGACGACGTCTGTGGATACAGCACTGTTTTCCAGCGAGGCACGACACCGGCCTTCATCTTCAAAGAGGCATCAAGCGCACCGCGTGTAATCGGTCTGAGTGGCAAACCTGTCAAGAGTCTCACTTCCTTCCACACCTCAAAATGCCAGCGCGGCTTTGCATACCTAGACTCTACAGATACGCTTCGCATATGCCAGCTTCCGCCTCAAACACACTATGGCCACCTGGGCTGGGCAACACGGCGCATGCCAATGGACTCTGAGGTGCATGCCCTCACGTATCACCCGTCAGGATTGTACATTGTGGGCACTGGACAAACAGAAGACTATCAGCTTGATCCGACTGAGACATACCACTACGATCTACCAAAAGAAGATCTCACCTTTAAGCCAAGCATTGAGCGTGGCGTCGTTAAACTACTGGACGAAAAGTCCTGGACCATCATCGACACGCATATCTTGGACCCGCAAGAAATTGTTCTCAGCATCAAGACGCTCAACCTAGAAGTCAGCGAGATAACGCATCAGCGGAAAGATCTCATCGCTGTCGGTACTTCAGTCGTCCATGGCGAAGATCTTGCTACAAAAGGATGTATTCGTATCTTCGAAGTCATCACCGTGGTGCCGCAGCCTGATCGCCCCGAGACCAACAAGCGCCTGAAACTCATCGTCAAAGACGAGGTCAAGGGTGCGGTATCTGCCATCTCCGAACTGGGTACTCAGGGATTCCTGATCATGGCACAGGGACAAAAGTGCATGGTTCGCGGTCTCAAGGAAGACGGTACCTTACTTCCTGTTGCCTTCATGGATATGCAATGCTACGTCAGCGACCTGAAGAATCTGCCCGGGACCGGTATGCTCGCCATGGGCGATGCATACAGAGGTGTCTGGTTCACAGGATACACA GAAGAGCCATATAAGATGTCTCTCTTCGCCCGCTCAAAGCATAACCTCGAAACCATAGCCGTCGACTTCCTCCCCTTCGACCAACAACTCCATCTCGTCGTCGCAGACGCAGACATGAACCTACAAATCCTTCAGTTCGACCCTGATA ACCCAAAAAGTGAAGCAGGCTCACGCCTCCTCCACAAGGCAACCTTCCATACAGGCCACCTCCCCACCTCCCTGCATCTCATACACTCCCACCTCAAACTCCCCTCTGCCACCGACTTCGCCGCCACAAACTCCAATCCGGCCGACGCCTTCGCAATGGACACTTCCCCCAACACTACAACTGACACACCACAACAACCGTTCCACCAAATCCTACATACGACGCAATCAGGCACCCTCGCCTTGCTCACCCCGCTTAGTGAAGATAGCTATAGGCGGCTATCCAACTTGACCGCGTACTTGGCTAATACGCTGGATTCGGCGTGTAGCTTGAATCCCCGCGCGTTCCGTACAGGCGATGTGGCGGAGGGTGGGTGGGATGCTGGGACGGGCGCTAGAGGCGTGCTAGACGGCAATTTGTTGTTGAGGTGGGGTGAACTGGGGGAGAGGGGAAGGAGGGAGGGGCTGGCCAAGTATGGGGAGGGTGAATGGATGTTTTGGGGGGAGAGGGAGGTACTTGCTGGATGGGGAGCGTTTGGAGGGAGGGGGCGGTAG
- a CDS encoding LMBR1 domain containing protein 1, whose product MALIQTSLIWVAYAVAVAILFLIASTFVYVYQKPRDRAAAVTIVCIFTTLALLATVLLIPVDVALVSSTSRSSLGRKKDWATPDKVDSIVYTLRIVYYTLYSLDAVLCLLVIPFTYFWYEEYDQDAAEHGEQTAAQRIGGALKWTLGFLIFVVAIFLVGFFVPFAKQAKEDKRLDLDYFKHLLSENHGERALSFGLGFLITVGTVLFVLYTGAGMALLPVAMIKSAPSVSAPTLAANTASQLETNRERQRQLEGRNEGREGGLDSRDRRELEALVREERTLIRRERLAAESSGEDRHWIVKAWIKTEAFFRPLKLIGGLILLVFALVIFASMLITGIDKAKNSICGAHCGYILGHINIFQPLNWVLVKSAKVFPIDYVLFLLLVLFLFSASVVGIATAGIRFLWVTIFKIRKGQTSPQALLMATVLLTLITLAINYSVAMVVAPQYATWGPQTYCDMKTNSLDEQPDCAEHKDLIKPCSELATNPAAQQVCTPSVLSTFINRVTINFPFFGIVLFWAQFAFLGVYLIVFLTTLFKAPTLDQEQIDRDLEEEEDEGLLASTGRRFGAAWSDVTGRATKPANYGATERDERIQ is encoded by the exons ATGGCGCTCATACAAACCAGCCTCATCTGGGTGGCCTACGCCGTCGCAGTGGCCATCCTCTTCCTCATCGCGTCCACATTCGTCTACGTCTACCAGAAGCCGCGTGATCGCGCCGCTGCCGTCACCATTGTCTGCATCTTCACCACACTTGCGCTGCTCGCGACCGTGTTGCTTATCCCCGTGGATGTGGCTCTCGTCTCATCCACGTCGCGATCGAGCCTCGGGCGCAAGAAGGACTGGGCCACACCCGACAAGGTCGACAGCATCGTCTACACGCTGCGCATCGTATACTACACGCTCTACTCGCTTGATGCGGTCCTCTGTCTCCTCGTTATTCCTTTTACCTACTTCTGGTATGAGGAATACGACCAGGATGCGGCCGAGCACGGAGAGCAGACGGCCGCCCAACGCATCGGAGGTGCGCTCAAGTGGACGCTTGGcttcctcatcttcgtcgTGGCCATTTTCCTCGTTGGCTTCTTCGTTCCCTTTGCGAAGCAGGCCAAGGAGGACAAACGCCTCGATCTCGACTACTTCAAGCACCTGTTGTCAGAGAACC ATGGCGAACGCGCTCTATCCTTTGGTCTTGGCTTCTTGATCACAGTTGGCACCGTTCTTTTCGTCCTCTACACTGGTGCCGGAATGGCGCTCCTTCCCGTGGCCATGATCAAGTCCGCGCCTTCCGTCTCAGCCCCCACCCTTGCCGCCAACACTGCATCTCAGCTCGAGACTAACCGCGAGCGTCAAAGACAGCTTGAGGGCCGCAATGAAGGCCGCGAGGGCGGACTCGACAGCAGGGACAGGCGAGAGCTGGAGGCGCTGGTACGTGAAGAGCGCACACTCATCCGCCGCGAGCGCCTTGCTGCTGAGTCCAGCGGCGAGGACCGCCATTGGATCGTCAAGGCCTGGATCAAGACTGAAGCCTTCTTCCGCCCCCTCAAGCTCATTGGCGGCCTTATCCTTCTCGTCTTTGCTCTCGTCATCTTCGCTAGCATGCTCATCACTGGTATTGACAAGGCCAAGAACTCCATCTGCGGTGCTCACTGCGGCTACATTCTTGGTCACATCAACATCTTCCAACCGCTCAACTGGGTCCTCGTCAAATCAGCCAAGGTCTTTCCCATTGACTATGTTCTGTTCTTGCTCCTTGTTCTCTTCTTGTTTTCCGCCTCCGTTGTTGGCATCGCCACTGCTGGCATCCGCTTCCTGTGGGTTACCATCTTCAAGATCCGCAAGGGGCAGACTTCGCCACAGGCTCTTCTCATGGCCACTGTGCTACTCACTCTCATCACTCTCGCCATCAACTACTCCGTCGCCATGGTGGTTGCACCTCAATATGCCACCTGGGGTCCACAGACCTACTGTGACATGAAGACCAACAGCCTAGATGAGCAGCCCGACTGTGCTGAGCACAAAGACCTGATCAAGCCCTGCAGCGAACTCGCCACCAACCCCGCCGCACAACAGGTCTGCACACCCTCAGTTCTCAGTACCTTCATCAACCGGGTCACAATCAACTTCCCCTTCTTTGGTATTGTTCTCTTCTGGGCCCAGTTCGCCTTCCTTGGTGTTTACCTGATTGTCTTCTTGACGACACTGTTCAAGGCACCAACGCTCGATCAGGAGCAAATTGATCGTGACTtggaagaggaagaggacgAAGGTCTACTGGCCAGCACGGGACGCAGGTTTGGTGCTGCCTGGAGTGACGTTACTGGACGGGCTACGAAGCCTGCCAACTATGGAGCTACTGAGAGGGATGAGAGGATTCAGTAG
- a CDS encoding DnaJ, DnaJ-class molecular chaperone with C-terminal Zn finger domain protein — protein sequence MVKDTKFYDLLGVSPDCTEAQLKSAYKKGALKWHPDKNAHNPEAADKFKDLSHAYEVLSDPQKRQIYDQYGEEGLEQGGMGGGGGMAAEDLFAQFFGGGGGPFGGMFGGGMGGGREQGPKKARTISHVHKVSLEDVYRGKVSKLALQKSVICPKCHGVGGKEGAVKKCAGCDGRGMKHMMRQMGPMIQRFQTVCPDCQGEGEIIRDKDRCKQCNGKKTIIERKVLHVHVDRGVKSGHKIEFRGEGDQLPDVEPGDVVFEIEQKPHARFQRKDDDLFYHTEIDLLTALAGGQIHIEHLDERWLTVDIIPGECISPGEVKVIRGQGMPSYRHHDFGNMYIQFDVKFPERLGGEDGTPLTPEQIRALESVLPPRKVPESLPPPDAMTEDFTLEDVDASGESARARGMGGMDDDDDEMHPGAERVQCASQ from the exons ATGGTCAAAGACACCAAGTTCTACGACCTCCTAGGG GTGTCACCAGACTGCACCGAGGCACAACTGAAATCAGCGTACAAGAAGGGAGCGCTCAAGTGGCATCCTGATAAGAATGCCCACAACCCAGAGGCTGCCGACAAGTTCAAGGACCTCTCACACGCATACGAGGTCCTTTCCGACCCACAAAAGCGTCAAATATACGACCAATATGGCGAGGAAGGCCTAGAGCAGGGTGGCATGGGCGGAGGAGGCGGCATGGCTGCTGAGGACCTGTTTGCGCAGTTCTTTGGCGGTGGTGGCGGCCCCTTTGGAGGCATGTTCGGCGGCGGCATGGGTGGAGGACGCGAACAAGGTCCCAAGAAGGCACGCACAATCTCCCACGTCCACAAGGTATCGCTCGAGGATGTCTATCGTGGCAAGGTTTCGAAACTTGCCCTCCAGAAATCCGTCATTTGCCCCAAGTGCCACGGTGTCGGTGGCAAGGAGGGTGCCGTTAAGAAGTGTGCGGGCTGCGATGGTCGCGGTATGAAGCACATGATGAGACAGATGGGCCCTATGATTCAGCGTTTCCAGACCGTGTGCCCCGACTGCCAGGGAGAGGGAGAAATCATCCGGGACAAGGACCGATGCAAGCAGTGCAACGGCAAGAAGACAATCATCGAACGCAAGGTCCTGCACGTTCACGTAGATCGTGGTGTTAAGAGCGGGCACAAGATCGAGTTCCGAGGCGAGGGTGACCAGCTACCTGACGTAGAACCCGGCGACGTTGTTTTCGAGATCGAGCAGAAGCCCCACGCCCGCTTCCAGCGCAAAGACGACGATCTCTTCTACCACACTGAGATCGACCTACTGACTGCCCTTGCCGGTGGTCAGATCCACATCGAGCACCTCGACGAGCGGTGGTTAACCGTCGACATCATCCCTGGCGAGTGCATCAGCCCTGGCGAAGTCAAGGTCATCCGTGGACAGGGTATGCCTTCGTACCGACACCACGACTTTGGTAACATGTACATCCAATTTGACGTCAAGTTCCCCGAGCGACTGGGCGGCGAAGACGGCACCCCCTTGACTCCGGAGCAGATCCGCGCCCTCGAATCGGTCCTACCTCCCCGCAAGGTTCCTGAGTCCCTGCCTCCGCCAGACGCTATGACGGAGGACTTTACGCTCGAAGATGTCGACGCATCAGGCGAGTCGGCGCGCGCACGCGGAATGGGTGGCATggatgatgacgacgatgaaATGCACCCTGGCGCTGAACGAGTACAGTGCGCATCGCAGTAA